Proteins encoded together in one Elusimicrobiota bacterium window:
- a CDS encoding TonB-dependent receptor plug domain-containing protein: MEKENRLANDRYKIISKFIEKNRLFIFTVGILVNISPLIMGEQNLDKSEELMFMDIPVVIASKVETPLRETPGVVTVVTNDEIINSGARDLQEVLTLYVPGYSFVSEAEGVILPSFRGISILEAKVLFLVDGLQINERIWGAPEQVGGHYPIDSIEKIEIIRGPGSVIYGDAAELSVVNIITKKPTTSGNYLSINNSQMSKTFSHRGLSSGFGKKLGDLTFNSNIELSFGNRSERNITDYYGDKASMLGNSKVNTANFNGLVEYKDYSMRVYINQNRITQIDMWGFNYKNGPAKENWDTYIAELKYNYKISNNFTLTPRIEYKVDYPWILNVVDEEYTNHKRGERKLANVTGTWKISEKNNLLGGVEVSRSGVYLPDNPGPFEEMFKNGTNKIENDNFAGFAQYITKIDLVNITLGSRYETGKLGTAFVPRVTITEAMDKFHYKLKVGQSFRSPMGIQPNRVLPGAPKIVPEIATTYEAEMGYKITHSMWFVVNGFDITINNPIIYGADPVTGVGNYRNYGELWTRGLESEYRFYGNMIDLTMNYAYYFVMDNDVLTSEVPNNPRLTIGNPAHRINAIAGIKFNPNVSLHPSASYFSKKYAYLRWDDTLQEDILSKIDPATEVNINLRIREVFCKGTEVNLGVRDLFNQRMDIAPGYKSYKNSTPGLSRAFVLKLMYNF; encoded by the coding sequence ATGGAAAAAGAAAACAGATTGGCAAATGATAGGTACAAAATTATTAGTAAATTTATTGAGAAAAATAGATTATTTATATTTACAGTAGGTATACTGGTAAATATTAGTCCTTTAATTATGGGAGAACAAAATTTAGATAAATCAGAAGAGCTAATGTTTATGGACATTCCCGTAGTAATTGCATCAAAAGTTGAAACTCCTCTTCGTGAAACACCCGGAGTAGTTACCGTTGTTACAAATGATGAAATTATTAATTCAGGAGCAAGAGATTTACAGGAAGTTTTAACTTTATATGTACCGGGATACAGTTTTGTTTCAGAAGCCGAAGGAGTTATTTTACCTTCTTTCCGGGGGATCAGTATTTTGGAAGCAAAGGTGTTGTTTTTAGTCGACGGATTGCAAATAAATGAAAGGATATGGGGAGCTCCTGAGCAAGTTGGCGGACATTACCCCATAGACAGTATTGAAAAAATTGAAATTATCCGCGGTCCCGGTTCCGTAATATATGGTGATGCCGCAGAATTATCTGTCGTTAATATCATAACAAAAAAACCTACTACGAGCGGAAATTATTTAAGCATAAATAATTCCCAGATGAGTAAAACGTTTTCACATCGCGGATTAAGTTCCGGTTTTGGCAAGAAACTCGGAGATTTAACATTTAATTCTAACATAGAGCTTTCTTTTGGAAACCGCAGTGAAAGAAACATAACTGATTATTATGGTGATAAAGCGAGTATGTTGGGCAATTCAAAAGTTAATACAGCGAATTTTAACGGATTGGTAGAGTATAAAGATTATAGCATGAGAGTATATATAAATCAGAATAGAATAACCCAGATAGACATGTGGGGTTTTAATTATAAAAATGGACCTGCTAAAGAAAATTGGGACACTTACATCGCCGAACTTAAATATAATTATAAAATCAGCAATAATTTTACTCTTACTCCACGAATTGAGTACAAAGTAGATTATCCCTGGATACTTAATGTTGTAGATGAAGAATACACTAATCACAAAAGAGGTGAAAGAAAATTAGCCAATGTTACCGGAACCTGGAAAATTTCTGAAAAAAATAATTTATTAGGTGGAGTAGAGGTTTCAAGAAGCGGTGTTTACTTACCTGATAATCCCGGTCCATTTGAAGAGATGTTTAAAAATGGAACAAATAAAATAGAAAACGATAATTTTGCCGGGTTTGCACAATATATTACAAAAATTGATCTTGTAAATATAACACTTGGTTCCCGATATGAGACCGGTAAATTGGGAACAGCATTTGTTCCCAGAGTTACAATTACCGAGGCAATGGATAAATTTCATTATAAACTCAAAGTCGGACAATCTTTTAGATCGCCTATGGGAATCCAACCTAACCGGGTCTTGCCGGGTGCACCTAAAATTGTACCGGAGATAGCTACTACTTATGAAGCTGAAATGGGTTATAAAATTACTCATTCAATGTGGTTTGTTGTTAATGGTTTTGATATAACAATCAATAATCCTATTATATACGGAGCAGACCCTGTTACCGGAGTTGGAAATTATAGAAACTATGGAGAACTTTGGACTCGCGGACTTGAGAGTGAATATCGTTTTTATGGTAATATGATTGATTTGACTATGAATTATGCTTATTATTTTGTGATGGATAATGATGTGTTAACTTCAGAAGTACCGAATAATCCAAGACTTACTATAGGTAATCCCGCACATAGAATTAATGCTATCGCCGGTATTAAATTTAATCCCAATGTTTCTTTACATCCGTCGGCTTCCTATTTCAGCAAAAAATATGCATATTTGAGATGGGACGATACATTACAAGAAGATATTTTAAGCAAAATAGATCCTGCTACGGAAGTTAATATTAACTTAAGGATTCGTGAAGTATTTTGTAAAGGTACAGAAGTAAATCTTGGTGTCCGTGATTTATTTAATCAGCGTATGGATATTGCCCCCGGATACAAAAGCTATAAAAATTCCACACCGGGATTATCAAGAGCATTTGTTTTAAAGTTAATGTATAATTTTTAA
- a CDS encoding ATP-binding protein, translating into MKLKIATKINLLIVSVIIIFGCVLGFYFIQKQKTMLTFEMDKRINALIMNLSNNSEYPVLVKDKMAISKLVKGLFVQKDIIYCRIEDKNGNTLYEEGLDKEKDIKTFVAIITTEDTKKSSFEDIMLDSNKSEGAKEELGKAILVVSLKEFNHELNRLKMILVFTIIFFVILASLVSYLFVKFVLDEPVNQLVFGTRKIADGILDWTVPVKTQDEIGELTVAFNKMTKDLSNTLVSKKDLKQALDNTRTLLEQIPIGLMIVGKDRKIRKVNSVALKMFGAEAEEEFLGKDCHNYLCKIGLDKCPILDLGNKVDNSEAILLTKTGQKTPILKNVRLINLEGEEVLLETFIDISERKKAEEEKDKLQKQLLQMDKMAAIGQLAGGVAHEINNPMGVILGFAQSIVRDIKEGDLLYMPLKSIEREAIRCKKLVGDLLTFSRIGKTEKEISNINGVIEQSVSLIEAQAKVKNVQIIKSYGDNLPQIVVNKNQIQQVIVNLCNNAMDAMPKGGSLTITTSQITADKKSVVISVTDTGDGMTEEVRKHIFEPFYTTKEVGKGTGLGLSLVYEVIQKHNGTIEVESEVGKGTTFRVKLPMS; encoded by the coding sequence ATGAAACTTAAAATAGCAACGAAAATAAATTTACTTATTGTAAGTGTTATTATAATATTTGGTTGTGTTCTCGGCTTTTATTTTATTCAAAAACAAAAAACGATGTTAACCTTTGAAATGGATAAAAGAATAAATGCCTTGATAATGAATTTAAGTAATAATAGTGAATATCCGGTTCTTGTAAAAGATAAAATGGCAATTTCAAAATTAGTTAAAGGTCTTTTTGTCCAAAAAGATATTATATATTGCCGAATTGAAGATAAAAATGGAAATACTTTATATGAAGAAGGTTTAGATAAAGAAAAAGATATAAAAACTTTTGTGGCAATAATTACAACAGAAGACACTAAAAAATCATCTTTTGAAGATATTATGTTAGATTCTAACAAAAGTGAAGGTGCAAAAGAAGAGCTCGGTAAAGCAATTTTAGTTGTTTCCTTAAAAGAATTCAACCATGAACTTAACAGATTGAAAATGATTTTGGTTTTTACTATTATCTTTTTTGTTATCCTGGCATCATTGGTAAGTTATTTATTTGTGAAGTTTGTTCTTGATGAACCTGTTAATCAATTAGTTTTTGGGACAAGGAAAATTGCTGATGGTATTCTTGATTGGACAGTCCCGGTAAAAACCCAAGATGAAATAGGTGAACTTACAGTAGCATTTAACAAAATGACCAAAGATTTATCAAATACACTTGTTTCTAAGAAGGACTTGAAACAAGCACTAGATAATACAAGAACCCTTCTGGAACAAATTCCTATAGGTTTAATGATTGTGGGGAAAGATAGAAAAATACGCAAAGTAAACTCGGTTGCTTTAAAAATGTTTGGAGCAGAAGCAGAAGAAGAATTCCTGGGTAAGGATTGTCATAACTATCTTTGTAAAATAGGACTGGACAAATGTCCGATATTAGACCTTGGAAATAAAGTTGATAATTCTGAAGCTATATTATTAACCAAAACAGGGCAAAAAACTCCTATACTAAAAAATGTAAGATTAATAAATCTTGAAGGAGAAGAAGTTCTACTTGAAACATTTATAGATATAAGCGAACGTAAAAAAGCAGAGGAAGAAAAAGACAAACTCCAAAAACAACTATTACAGATGGATAAGATGGCAGCGATAGGACAATTAGCCGGAGGGGTGGCACATGAAATAAATAATCCGATGGGGGTTATATTAGGTTTTGCCCAAAGTATAGTTAGAGATATAAAAGAGGGAGACCTCTTATATATGCCGTTGAAATCAATAGAACGGGAAGCGATAAGGTGTAAGAAATTAGTAGGAGATTTACTAACATTTTCAAGGATAGGTAAAACAGAGAAAGAGATATCTAATATCAATGGAGTAATAGAGCAATCAGTATCTTTGATAGAGGCACAGGCAAAAGTGAAGAATGTACAGATTATAAAGAGTTATGGAGATAATTTGCCGCAAATAGTTGTTAATAAAAACCAGATACAACAGGTAATAGTGAATCTGTGTAATAATGCAATGGATGCAATGCCAAAAGGTGGCTCTTTAACAATCACCACCTCGCAGATTACCGCAGATAAGAAATCAGTGGTCATCAGCGTTACCGATACAGGTGATGGAATGACAGAAGAAGTAAGAAAGCACATATTTGAGCCATTTTACACGACAAAAGAAGTAGGTAAAGGTACAGGGTTAGGGTTGTCGCTTGTATATGAAGTAATACAGAAACACAATGGAACAATTGAAGTAGAGAGTGAAGTTGGCAAAGGAACAACATTTAGGGTAAAGTTGCCAATGTCATAA
- a CDS encoding ABC transporter substrate-binding protein, translated as MKKLIKNICYVKVCYLLLYIICSFTPNIFASGRCVVSVIFSSSLEPYQEAWNGFNIFFKEKNIVLLSSEYNIEKESFDKISQEITEKKPDIIFVIGTSAAKLARDKFQNIPIVFCMVLNPEPIKASNVTGVLMEVPVSKKLSMIRELMPKANKIGMFYSPESINKYKEISDVCQQMGFNLFEEEIKSKTDIPTAITKILQEVDCFIITSDSDIFFLKSVENLLLEGLRNKIAIFGLSASFTKAGALLSLECDYNSIGKQSAEIALRIINGEKPSEISVEDPIKTRLSLNMLVAERLSIEIPSQIKKETNKIFGEKGE; from the coding sequence ATGAAAAAGCTAATTAAAAATATTTGTTATGTAAAAGTGTGCTATTTGCTATTATATATAATATGTTCTTTTACACCAAACATCTTTGCATCTGGCAGATGTGTAGTTTCAGTTATCTTTTCATCTTCCCTTGAACCATATCAAGAAGCATGGAATGGATTTAATATATTTTTTAAAGAAAAAAACATTGTTTTATTATCTTCCGAATATAACATAGAAAAAGAATCCTTTGATAAGATATCTCAGGAGATAACAGAAAAGAAGCCGGATATAATTTTTGTTATAGGAACAAGTGCAGCGAAGTTAGCAAGAGATAAATTTCAAAACATACCTATTGTATTTTGCATGGTTCTTAATCCGGAGCCGATAAAGGCATCAAATGTTACCGGAGTATTAATGGAAGTTCCTGTAAGTAAGAAATTAAGTATGATACGGGAGCTTATGCCTAAAGCTAACAAAATTGGAATGTTTTATTCTCCCGAATCAATAAACAAATATAAAGAAATTTCTGATGTGTGTCAACAAATGGGTTTTAATCTTTTTGAAGAAGAAATTAAATCCAAAACAGATATTCCTACTGCTATAACAAAAATTTTACAGGAAGTCGATTGTTTTATAATAACGTCAGATTCAGATATATTTTTTTTGAAATCAGTAGAAAACTTGTTGTTAGAAGGATTAAGAAACAAAATTGCAATATTCGGGTTATCAGCTTCATTTACAAAAGCCGGTGCTCTTCTTTCTTTAGAATGTGACTATAATAGTATAGGCAAACAATCTGCAGAAATCGCTTTAAGAATAATAAATGGAGAAAAACCATCAGAAATATCAGTAGAAGACCCGATTAAAACAAGATTATCTTTGAATATGTTAGTTGCAGAGAGATTAAGCATAGAAATTCCTTCACAAATTAAAAAAGAAACAAATAAAATATTTGGAGAAAAAGGAGAATAA
- a CDS encoding transposase has product MKFRKHIRLKDYDYKTNGYYFVTLVTWNKLPLLKNCSGECKLAIKDLPKFISGLSIDWFVVMNDHIHIIFVLDDCNKTLGQVVRALKYNITKNVAVGLPSNQIKANSNSPATIWQWNYYEHIIRNEKALSKIREYIQNNPDIEQLNWDELERGIIYGEKENSCSG; this is encoded by the coding sequence GTGAAATTTAGAAAACATATCAGATTAAAAGATTATGATTATAAAACAAATGGATATTATTTTGTAACACTGGTAACATGGAATAAATTACCATTATTAAAAAATTGTAGCGGTGAGTGTAAACTCGCAATAAAGGATTTACCGAAATTTATTAGTGGTTTATCAATAGATTGGTTTGTGGTAATGAATGATCATATCCATATAATTTTTGTTCTTGACGATTGTAATAAAACATTAGGACAAGTTGTTAGAGCATTGAAATACAATATAACTAAAAATGTAGCGGTTGGATTGCCATCCAACCAAATAAAGGCGAATAGCAATTCGCCCGCTACAATATGGCAGTGGAACTATTACGAGCATATTATTAGGAACGAAAAAGCATTATCAAAAATCCGTGAGTACATTCAGAACAATCCTGATATTGAACAATTGAATTGGGATGAATTAGAAAGAGGTATTATTTATGGAGAAAAAGAAAATTCTTGTAGTGGATGA
- a CDS encoding response regulator encodes MENKPTILIIDDEQGLRDMLSFALQKEGYIVLTAENGMEGLKKVTEQKIDMVITDIKMPEMDGITVLGKIKEIKPDIEVIVATGYGTMETAIEALRKGAYDFINKPFNLDELSALLSKAYETKQLKSKLVSLEELDRLKDEFFSMVTHDLRTPLMAISGTLELILSDEQVSDETKLDFQSERNKKLLLIIHRNTERIRALVNNLLDFAKMEAGCWQLKKQDISVISIINDSINGVQSLADNKKISITKHISLIGHTFKSDEILVNCDYEQVERVLTNLIANSIKYTREAGRINVYFEKIDKEIKFVVEDNGKGITKENLGKVFDKFYRVDPSLKKEESGFGIGLSICKRVVELHKGKIYAESEGLAKGSRFIFTIPIR; translated from the coding sequence ATGGAAAATAAACCAACAATTTTAATTATTGATGATGAACAAGGGTTAAGAGATATGCTTTCTTTTGCTTTACAAAAGGAAGGGTATATAGTACTGACTGCAGAAAATGGGATGGAAGGGCTTAAGAAAGTTACAGAACAAAAGATAGATATGGTTATTACAGATATAAAAATGCCGGAAATGGATGGCATTACAGTCCTTGGAAAAATAAAGGAAATAAAACCTGATATAGAAGTAATCGTGGCTACGGGCTATGGAACAATGGAGACAGCAATAGAAGCTTTAAGAAAAGGTGCATACGATTTTATAAACAAACCATTTAATTTAGATGAACTGTCCGCCCTGCTATCTAAAGCTTATGAGACGAAACAACTTAAATCTAAGCTTGTAAGCTTGGAAGAATTGGACAGATTAAAAGATGAATTTTTTTCAATGGTTACGCATGACCTTAGAACGCCTCTTATGGCAATTTCAGGAACACTTGAGCTAATTTTGTCTGATGAACAAGTAAGTGACGAGACCAAGCTTGATTTTCAATCTGAAAGAAATAAAAAATTATTGTTGATAATTCATAGAAATACAGAAAGAATAAGAGCACTTGTTAATAATTTGTTGGATTTTGCAAAGATGGAAGCAGGTTGTTGGCAATTGAAAAAGCAGGACATATCGGTTATTAGTATTATAAATGATTCAATAAACGGGGTGCAATCATTGGCTGACAATAAGAAGATATCAATTACTAAACATATTTCTTTAATTGGTCATACTTTCAAATCAGATGAAATTTTAGTAAATTGCGACTATGAACAGGTAGAACGTGTTCTTACAAATTTGATAGCAAATTCCATAAAATATACACGGGAAGCCGGGAGAATAAATGTGTACTTTGAAAAAATTGATAAAGAAATAAAGTTTGTAGTTGAAGACAATGGTAAAGGGATTACAAAAGAAAATTTAGGAAAAGTATTTGACAAATTTTATCGTGTTGATCCGTCTTTGAAAAAAGAAGAAAGTGGTTTTGGAATAGGACTTTCAATCTGTAAGAGAGTTGTTGAATTACATAAAGGGAAAATTTATGCAGAATCGGAAGGTTTGGCAAAAGGCAGCAGATTTATCTTCACAATACCAATAAGGTAA
- a CDS encoding response regulator: MEKKKILVVDDEIGILAFVKDVLVKKEYFVQTTINPFEVVDILKSTDFDIAIVDLRMPGMSGLDLLETIKENHKKIEVIIITADATVETTVECMKKGASDFLVKPFEISELLATIERTLEISNLKSQLVNLQEMDKLKDEFISTVSHELRTPLTAISGAIEFLSDKEKIVKEKRKMLRRQDDNDTQKLLEIIERQSGKMRILVNDLLDFAKMEAGFVNPKKSKIQIMKIVKDAIREVQSLADTKKIEVMERSSLNIDINCNYEDIKRVIVNLLINSIKYTQEGGMVSVSFEEIDGEIKFVIADNGKGITKENMGKVFEKFFRVDQSLTRESGGFGLGLSICRKIIELHGGKIWAESDGLGKGSKFIFTLPI, translated from the coding sequence ATGGAGAAAAAGAAAATTCTTGTAGTGGATGATGAAATTGGGATTTTAGCATTTGTTAAAGATGTCCTTGTTAAAAAAGAATATTTTGTCCAAACGACAATTAATCCGTTTGAAGTGGTTGATATTTTAAAATCCACCGATTTTGATATTGCCATAGTTGACCTTAGAATGCCGGGAATGAGTGGACTAGACCTTTTAGAAACAATCAAAGAAAACCATAAAAAAATTGAAGTAATTATTATTACAGCTGACGCTACGGTTGAAACAACGGTTGAATGTATGAAAAAGGGTGCGAGTGATTTTTTGGTAAAACCGTTTGAAATATCCGAACTCTTGGCAACCATAGAGAGAACTCTGGAAATTAGTAACCTGAAATCACAGCTTGTAAATTTACAGGAGATGGACAAATTGAAAGATGAGTTTATCTCTACTGTATCACATGAGTTAAGAACTCCGCTTACTGCGATTTCGGGCGCAATTGAATTTCTATCAGACAAAGAGAAAATAGTAAAAGAAAAAAGAAAGATGCTGAGACGACAAGATGATAATGATACTCAAAAACTTTTAGAAATAATTGAACGACAATCAGGGAAAATGCGTATTCTTGTAAATGATTTACTGGATTTTGCAAAAATGGAAGCAGGTTTTGTGAATCCTAAAAAATCAAAAATACAAATTATGAAAATAGTAAAAGACGCAATCAGAGAAGTCCAGTCATTGGCAGATACTAAAAAAATAGAGGTTATGGAGCGTTCTTCTTTAAATATAGATATTAATTGCAATTATGAGGATATTAAAAGGGTTATTGTGAATCTTTTAATAAACTCTATAAAATATACACAGGAAGGTGGAATGGTATCTGTATCGTTTGAGGAGATAGATGGAGAAATAAAGTTTGTTATTGCAGATAATGGTAAAGGAATTACAAAAGAAAATATGGGAAAAGTATTTGAAAAATTTTTTAGGGTTGACCAATCATTAACAAGAGAGTCGGGTGGTTTTGGTTTAGGACTTTCCATTTGTAGGAAAATAATTGAATTGCATGGCGGTAAAATTTGGGCAGAATCGGATGGTTTAGGCAAAGGCTCAAAGTTTATATTCACACTACCAATATGA
- a CDS encoding response regulator produces METKGKILVIDDEKEILDVLSIDLEKRGYAVVVAKNGEEGIEKFRKTSFDIIITDMKMPGMSGMTVLTEVKKIDSEVEVIIITAYGTVETVIEGIRKGAFDYVKKPLNIDELLLVVDRALEKRRLKETIALYEISKIIFSTVEIEKLLKIIIDLTMKVLIADDASLMLFDEGGKLYIAASYGLSEEIQKRTRLALGERIAGFVAKDRKPLILIDGLEGDLRFKDIEKRKEIKSSMVLPLIGKSDMFGVLNINRINIKEHFTDTDLHKANIFTSLAILSLENTNLYKKLQLVQQQFVHQSRLASIGEFSASLAHEVGNPLQTILGNADLLLMDTKSGELQSIKDASIRIKKILENLLDFSRQKEIQFSVDDINNLIERTLSLYGKQLELKKIKVVKNYGNLPKITISQSHIGQVIMNLITNAQKAMPKGGTMTITTKEVRCPMSHDKIGIQCPESKVQSSSILDFGPRTSDDFIEISIKDTGSGISKENMNRVFEPFFTTHKDGTGLGLSVCYGIVKKHNGEIAVFSDGEGKGAEFVIKLPIKFLGEIGGGGVKTIR; encoded by the coding sequence ATGGAAACTAAAGGAAAAATTTTAGTTATTGACGATGAAAAGGAAATACTGGATGTGCTTTCCATTGATTTGGAAAAACGAGGTTATGCGGTAGTTGTTGCGAAAAATGGTGAAGAAGGCATTGAAAAATTTAGAAAGACTTCTTTTGATATTATTATTACCGATATGAAAATGCCGGGAATGAGCGGCATGACAGTTCTTACCGAAGTTAAAAAAATTGATTCCGAAGTAGAAGTGATTATTATTACTGCTTACGGAACGGTCGAGACAGTTATTGAAGGAATTAGAAAAGGCGCTTTTGACTATGTTAAGAAACCATTAAATATTGATGAGTTATTACTTGTAGTAGATAGAGCATTAGAAAAACGACGACTTAAGGAGACGATTGCACTATATGAAATAAGCAAAATTATCTTCTCAACTGTAGAAATAGAAAAACTTCTAAAAATTATTATTGATTTAACTATGAAAGTGTTAATAGCAGATGATGCTTCTCTGATGTTATTTGACGAAGGTGGAAAATTATATATTGCCGCTTCATATGGTTTAAGCGAAGAGATTCAAAAACGCACCAGATTAGCTTTAGGAGAAAGAATCGCCGGTTTTGTAGCTAAAGATAGGAAACCGCTTATTTTAATTGATGGATTGGAAGGTGATCTCCGGTTTAAAGATATTGAGAAACGAAAAGAGATAAAATCATCTATGGTTCTTCCTCTAATAGGAAAAAGTGATATGTTTGGAGTTCTTAATATAAACAGAATAAATATCAAAGAACATTTTACCGATACTGATTTGCATAAAGCAAATATATTTACTTCCCTTGCAATTTTATCCCTTGAAAATACAAATTTATATAAAAAACTTCAATTAGTTCAGCAACAATTTGTCCATCAGTCAAGATTAGCTTCTATTGGTGAATTTTCAGCAAGTTTGGCACATGAAGTAGGGAATCCCTTACAGACAATTTTGGGTAATGCAGATTTACTTCTTATGGACACTAAATCCGGTGAATTGCAATCAATAAAAGATGCATCAATTCGTATAAAAAAGATATTGGAAAATCTTCTGGATTTTTCAAGGCAAAAAGAAATACAATTTAGTGTTGATGATATAAATAACTTAATTGAAAGAACACTTTCCTTGTATGGAAAACAATTAGAGCTTAAAAAAATAAAAGTTGTAAAAAACTATGGTAATTTACCAAAAATAACTATTTCGCAATCACACATAGGGCAGGTTATAATGAATCTAATTACTAATGCTCAAAAAGCAATGCCTAAAGGTGGAACAATGACAATAACGACAAAAGAAGTCCGATGTCCAATGTCTCACGATAAGATCGGGATCCAATGTCCAGAATCTAAAGTTCAAAGTAGTTCGATTTTGGACTTCGGACCTCGGACCTCAGATGATTTTATAGAAATATCCATCAAAGATACCGGTAGCGGTATTTCAAAGGAGAATATGAATAGAGTTTTTGAACCGTTTTTTACAACCCACAAAGATGGTACAGGGTTAGGATTGTCTGTTTGTTATGGTATTGTAAAAAAACATAATGGAGAAATTGCTGTTTTTTCAGACGGTGAAGGAAAAGGTGCAGAGTTTGTTATTAAGTTGCCAATAAAATTTCTGGGGGAGATTGGGGGGGGGGGGGTAAAAACAATTAGGTGA